In Falco biarmicus isolate bFalBia1 chromosome 6, bFalBia1.pri, whole genome shotgun sequence, the following are encoded in one genomic region:
- the CCN6 gene encoding cellular communication network factor 6: IQFSKYPTVCKFFHSLSVKPGEKPSETSEVHQRKEVCHWPCRCPPVPTCSPGISLVKDGCGCCKVCARQSGETCNEADICDPHKGLYCDYSEDEPRYETGVCAYLVAVGCELNGVYYLNGQTFQPNPLYKCLCISGAIGCTPVFTPRLAASPCTRATGRKKPGQSICGSGQHKQLQSTNYRLMSAYRSLPLVLKKKCLVQATPWTPCSRTCGIGISSRVTNENRKCEMKKEKRLCFIQPCLTNILKKIKIPKGKTCQPTFQLPTAEKLVFSGCSTTESYKLTFCGMCLDKRCCIPNKSRMITVQFECPNEGFFKWKMMWITSCVCQKICSAPGDIFSELKVL, translated from the exons ATTCAGTTCTCAAAATATCCCACTGTGTGTAAGTTTTTCCACAGCCTATCAGTCAAGCCTGGAGAAAAACCTTCAGAAACCAGTGAAGTCCACCAGCGCAAGGAGGTTTGTCACTGGCCATGCAGATGCCCACCTGTGCCAACCTGCAGCCCCGGGATAAGCTTGGTGAAGGATGGTTgtggctgctgtaaggtctgTGCCAGGCAGTCAGGAGAGACCTGCAATGAAGCAGACATCTGTGATCCCCACAAAGGCCTCTACTGTGACTACTCAGAAGATGAGCCTAGGTACGAAACAGGCGTGTGTGCAT ATCTGGTAGCTGTAGGATGTGAGCTCAATGGAGTTTATTATCTTAATGGGCAGACCTTCCAACCTAACCCGCTTTATAAGTGCCTGTGTATCAGTGGTGCAATTGGATGTACACCTGTATTCACACCAAGATTAGCAGCAAGTCCCTGCACCAGGGCCACAGGCAGAAAGAAGCCCGGACAATCCATCTGTGGCTCAGGACAGCACAAGCAGCTTCAATCAACAAACTACAGACTGATGTCAG CTTACAGAAGCTTACCActagttttgaagaaaaagtgcCTAGTACAGGCAACTCCCTGGACACCCTGTTCCAGGACATGTGGCATAGGCATATCCAGCAGAGTGaccaatgaaaacagaaaatgtgaaatgaaaaaagaaaagaggttaTGCTTCATCCAGCCTTGTCTGACCAAtatactgaagaaaataaag attccaaaaggaaaaacttgTCAACCAACATTCCAGCTTCCTACAGCAGAGAAACTAGTTTTTTCTGGATGCTCAACTACTGAAAGCTATAAACTAACCTTCTGTGGGATGTGCTTGGACAAGAGGTGCTGCATACCTAATAAGTCCAGAATGATCACTGTACAGTTTGAGTGTCCCAATGAAGGCTTCTTTAAGTGGAAGATGATGTGGATAACATCATGCGTATGTCAGAAGATTTGCAGTGCTCCAGGAGACATATTTTCTGAACTCAAAGTTTTATGA